A region from the Streptomyces lydicus genome encodes:
- a CDS encoding DUF6192 family protein: MTIPAGYSKSEWSKYVRKGRALVKRQSGIQFELGDTVIDILQGHKRGHGEVTEVIELYANQIGINPNTLRHYYYVASQWPEEKRRPDVSFSVHAALAATRSRFIKIRKDPLDPFTKERHWTYNEALRAADNSKKPHTPTNRTERFERARTLLGGDEDAAEAVGEMLEQRPELTHRLVADPRTRHLLRKAQYEHWRQVDEETAAEAELTPEEEEIEEEEAPTKVSYQDAPMEILQLLGSFASFFVSFQRIIPQIHSQDYTEDTKEAVLDNITKARSFLDWCETAIKTGKTDMDKALARLLEDEEGE, translated from the coding sequence ATGACTATCCCCGCCGGATACAGCAAATCGGAGTGGAGTAAGTACGTCCGAAAGGGACGCGCACTAGTCAAGCGACAGTCGGGGATCCAGTTTGAGCTGGGCGATACGGTGATCGATATACTCCAAGGTCACAAACGAGGCCATGGAGAGGTAACCGAGGTCATCGAACTCTACGCAAACCAGATCGGCATCAACCCCAACACGTTGCGCCACTACTACTACGTTGCCAGTCAATGGCCGGAAGAGAAGCGGCGTCCTGACGTGTCATTTTCCGTGCACGCAGCACTAGCCGCCACGCGAAGCCGGTTCATTAAGATCCGGAAGGACCCTCTGGACCCGTTCACCAAGGAACGGCACTGGACGTACAACGAGGCACTCCGGGCCGCGGACAACTCCAAGAAGCCTCACACGCCAACAAATCGCACGGAGCGCTTTGAGCGTGCTCGCACTCTTCTGGGCGGCGATGAGGACGCCGCCGAAGCCGTGGGCGAGATGCTCGAACAGCGCCCTGAGCTGACGCATCGGTTGGTAGCCGATCCGCGCACACGGCACCTCCTGCGCAAGGCTCAGTACGAACACTGGCGCCAGGTGGATGAGGAGACCGCGGCGGAAGCTGAACTCACTCCCGAGGAAGAAGAGATCGAAGAGGAAGAGGCACCTACCAAGGTTTCATACCAGGACGCCCCTATGGAGATCCTGCAACTGCTGGGCAGTTTCGCCTCGTTCTTCGTCTCTTTCCAACGGATTATCCCGCAGATCCACAGCCAGGATTACACGGAAGATACGAAGGAGGCGGTGCTCGACAACATCACTAAGGCCCGCTCGTTCCTTGATTGGTGCGAGACGGCGATCAAGACAGGTAAGACCGACATGGATAAGGCGCTGGCGCGCTTGCTGGAGGATGAAGAAGGCGAATAA
- a CDS encoding IS481 family transposase, which produces MPHRNAPLTETGRLRLARCVVKDGWPLRRAAERFQVSPTTAQRWAKRYRLFGEAGMADRSSRPHTSPRRTPNRTERRIIKVRLLRRWGPARIAHLLRLVPSTVHRVLTRFGLARLAHLDRVTGRVIRRYERDRPGELVHVDIKKLGNIPDGGGHKTLGRQAGRKTRSGAGYSYIHTAVDDHSRLAYSEIHTDEKKETATGFWARAQAFFTACGITVERVLTDNGACYRSRDWRRALTAAGITHKRTRPYRPQTNGKVERLNRTMLDEWAYARSYRSETERRQAFPQWLHTYNHHRGHTALKGQPPASRAPNLTGQYT; this is translated from the coding sequence GTGCCTCACCGTAATGCACCTCTGACAGAGACCGGTCGGCTGCGTCTGGCCCGTTGCGTGGTCAAGGACGGCTGGCCACTGCGTCGGGCCGCTGAACGCTTCCAGGTCTCGCCCACAACAGCTCAGCGATGGGCTAAGCGCTACCGGCTGTTCGGGGAGGCGGGCATGGCAGACCGGTCAAGCCGCCCGCACACGAGCCCGCGCCGCACCCCGAACCGCACCGAACGGCGCATCATCAAGGTCCGGCTTCTGCGCCGGTGGGGCCCGGCCCGCATCGCACACCTGCTACGCCTGGTGCCCTCGACCGTGCACCGCGTACTGACCCGCTTCGGCCTGGCCCGCCTGGCCCACCTGGACCGGGTCACCGGCCGCGTCATACGCCGCTACGAACGCGACCGGCCAGGCGAACTCGTCCACGTGGACATCAAGAAGCTCGGCAACATCCCCGACGGCGGCGGCCACAAAACCCTCGGCCGCCAAGCAGGCCGCAAGACCCGCTCCGGCGCCGGCTACAGCTACATCCACACCGCCGTCGACGACCACTCCCGCCTCGCCTACAGCGAGATCCACACAGATGAGAAGAAGGAGACCGCCACAGGCTTCTGGGCCCGCGCCCAGGCGTTCTTCACCGCCTGCGGGATCACCGTCGAACGCGTCCTGACCGACAACGGCGCCTGCTACCGCTCACGCGACTGGCGCCGCGCCCTCACGGCGGCCGGCATCACCCACAAGCGAACCCGGCCCTACCGACCGCAGACGAACGGCAAAGTCGAACGCCTCAACCGGACCATGCTCGACGAATGGGCCTACGCCCGCTCCTACCGCTCAGAGACCGAACGCCGACAAGCGTTCCCACAGTGGCTTCACACCTACAATCACCACCGCGGACACACCGCCCTCAAGGGCCAGCCACCCGCCAGCCGCGCCCCCAACCTCACAGGGCAATACACCTAG
- a CDS encoding SDR family NAD(P)-dependent oxidoreductase, whose translation MTQNMPGGSRFDGKVVLVTGGATGMGYAAAEQFLAEGAKVVITGRSEAKLKLAAERLTTAGRVLAVPTDVSKPAEVDRLVSAVRKRFGHLNVIFANAGVGVFKRIEELTEEDVDYTVDVNFKGVFYTIQRSLPVLRDGSSIVINASWTTHRGLAIGSLYAATKAAAANLAKTLASDLSDRRIRVNSVSPGYIDTEMFREGVPTAEAREDSARQSVQKRVGTPEDVARTVAFLASDDAAFVNGVDLLVDGGVVNSVPA comes from the coding sequence ATGACGCAGAACATGCCGGGCGGGAGCCGTTTCGACGGCAAGGTTGTCCTGGTCACCGGCGGCGCCACCGGCATGGGGTACGCCGCGGCCGAGCAGTTCCTCGCCGAAGGAGCGAAGGTGGTCATCACCGGACGCAGCGAGGCCAAGCTCAAGCTCGCCGCCGAGCGGCTGACGACGGCGGGCCGGGTGCTGGCCGTACCCACCGACGTATCCAAGCCGGCCGAAGTGGACCGCCTGGTGTCCGCAGTCCGCAAGCGTTTCGGTCACCTGAACGTGATCTTCGCCAACGCAGGCGTGGGCGTCTTCAAGCGCATCGAGGAGCTCACCGAAGAGGACGTCGACTACACCGTCGATGTGAACTTCAAGGGCGTCTTCTACACCATCCAGCGTTCGCTCCCGGTGCTCCGCGACGGCAGCTCGATCGTCATCAACGCCTCGTGGACCACCCACCGCGGCCTGGCCATCGGTTCCCTCTACGCGGCCACCAAGGCTGCGGCAGCCAACCTCGCCAAGACACTGGCCAGCGATCTGTCCGACCGCCGCATCCGAGTGAACTCCGTCAGCCCCGGCTACATCGACACCGAGATGTTCCGGGAGGGCGTCCCCACCGCTGAGGCGCGCGAGGACAGCGCCCGGCAGTCGGTGCAGAAGCGCGTGGGCACCCCCGAGGACGTTGCCCGGACCGTCGCCTTCCTGGCTTCCGACGATGCGGCCTTCGTCAATGGCGTGGACCTCCTGGTCGACGGCGGCGTCGTCAACTCCGTCCCGGCCTGA
- a CDS encoding arsenate reductase ArsC produces MSDTAPPSVLFVCVHNAGRSQMAAAFLTHLAGDRVQVRSAGSAPADAVNPAVVAAMAEVGIDISAEVPKALTVGAVQASDVVITMGCGDTCPVFPGKRYLDWQLPGPAGQGVEAVRPIRDEIEQRIRGLLDAIAPEGQA; encoded by the coding sequence ATGTCTGACACCGCCCCGCCCTCCGTGCTGTTCGTCTGCGTCCACAACGCCGGCCGCTCGCAGATGGCCGCCGCGTTCCTCACACACCTTGCGGGCGACCGCGTACAGGTGCGGTCCGCCGGGTCCGCCCCCGCCGACGCCGTGAACCCGGCCGTCGTGGCAGCGATGGCCGAGGTGGGCATCGACATCTCGGCCGAGGTGCCCAAGGCGCTCACCGTCGGGGCCGTACAGGCATCCGACGTCGTGATCACGATGGGCTGCGGCGACACCTGCCCGGTCTTCCCCGGTAAGCGGTACCTCGACTGGCAGTTGCCCGGCCCCGCCGGGCAGGGTGTCGAGGCCGTGCGCCCCATCCGCGACGAGATCGAGCAGCGGATTCGCGGACTGCTCGACGCGATCGCCCCTGAGGGACAGGCATGA
- a CDS encoding DUF6192 family protein yields MQYRIRALRGAPRQGHRSSRYRLTGEHSMSIAPELIRRGRELVKRESQLQFILGDLVLEVAPVDAPLPQRERALDGIADALQMSPGTLRRYRRVAAAWPHDKRSKGASWSVHSILASHPRRFDLIGHPPARGPRWWTCEAAQIAMSAQAAEGESPGATQV; encoded by the coding sequence ATGCAATACCGCATACGGGCGCTTCGGGGGGCGCCCCGTCAAGGTCATAGGTCGAGTAGATACCGCCTCACGGGAGAGCATTCGATGAGTATTGCACCAGAGTTGATACGACGCGGACGAGAGTTGGTTAAGCGGGAGAGTCAACTGCAGTTCATTCTTGGGGATCTTGTCCTGGAAGTGGCACCTGTGGACGCCCCGTTGCCTCAGCGTGAGAGAGCGCTGGACGGTATTGCTGACGCTCTCCAAATGTCGCCTGGCACCTTGAGGCGGTACCGACGGGTGGCGGCCGCGTGGCCCCATGACAAGCGCAGCAAAGGCGCTTCCTGGAGTGTGCACTCCATCTTGGCTTCCCACCCGCGCCGTTTTGACCTCATCGGACATCCGCCGGCCCGTGGGCCAAGGTGGTGGACCTGTGAAGCTGCCCAGATAGCCATGAGTGCGCAGGCAGCGGAAGGCGAGTCACCTGGGGCGACTCAGGTTTAA
- a CDS encoding SMP-30/gluconolactonase/LRE family protein, whose amino-acid sequence MSQAITRRALISAALSLTATVVPLAVTVSGQSAAMSPASHAAARHETRTRISTAFDLPGTRVYPEGIAADSRTGDIYVGSYATGAVYKATPGHRTAQLFLPSGTDGRTTANGLKIDRAGRLWVIDSTAGVAVYDLRDHKLIARFDVTGSAKSFVNDLAIGPDGSAYLTDSYRGVLYRVTPRQLARAAAHGGRAELTTAYDLAGALPNAPAGGVALNGIVADPSGRYLLTVDMTAGTLYRVDVASGAVRQVALHGGDALHGDGLEMRGNTLWVVHNVTNAISRWKVGDDGASACMERRITDQALQIPTTIVHSRGRTLVVRSQFDKGGPMGPGTPQPFTVAEADGI is encoded by the coding sequence ATGTCCCAAGCGATCACACGGCGCGCTCTGATCTCGGCCGCCTTGTCCCTGACCGCCACCGTCGTGCCGCTCGCCGTCACCGTGAGCGGCCAATCCGCGGCCATGTCACCGGCCTCGCACGCCGCCGCCCGGCACGAGACCCGCACTCGCATCTCCACCGCGTTCGACCTGCCCGGCACCCGCGTGTACCCGGAAGGCATCGCTGCCGACTCGCGCACCGGCGACATCTACGTCGGCTCGTACGCGACCGGCGCCGTCTACAAGGCGACGCCCGGACATCGCACCGCCCAACTCTTTCTGCCGTCCGGCACCGACGGGCGCACCACCGCCAACGGCTTGAAGATCGACCGTGCCGGCCGACTGTGGGTCATCGACTCGACCGCCGGCGTCGCCGTCTACGACCTTCGCGACCACAAGCTCATCGCCCGCTTCGACGTGACCGGGAGCGCCAAGTCGTTCGTCAACGACCTGGCGATCGGCCCGGACGGCAGCGCCTATCTGACCGACAGCTACCGGGGTGTCCTCTACCGCGTCACGCCCCGGCAGCTGGCGCGGGCCGCCGCGCACGGCGGGCGTGCCGAGCTGACCACGGCCTACGACCTGGCCGGTGCGCTCCCCAACGCCCCGGCCGGCGGCGTCGCGCTCAACGGCATCGTGGCCGACCCCTCCGGCCGTTATCTGTTGACAGTCGACATGACCGCGGGCACCCTCTACCGCGTCGACGTGGCGTCGGGAGCGGTACGCCAAGTCGCCCTGCACGGCGGAGACGCGCTGCACGGTGACGGCCTCGAAATGCGCGGCAACACCCTCTGGGTCGTTCACAACGTGACCAACGCCATCAGCCGGTGGAAGGTCGGCGACGACGGCGCGTCCGCCTGCATGGAGCGCCGCATCACCGACCAGGCGCTCCAGATCCCGACCACGATCGTCCACAGCCGTGGCCGGACGCTCGTCGTCCGCTCCCAATTCGACAAGGGCGGCCCGATGGGCCCCGGGACGCCGCAGCCGTTCACGGTGGCCGAGGCGGACGGCATCTGA
- a CDS encoding helix-turn-helix transcriptional regulator, which produces MTTTYTSSADREERPHPRREELRAFLRSRRARVRPEDVGLPGGGLRRTPGLRREEVATLAGIGVSWYTWLEQGRRINVSDAIVESVSRVLQLNHAERAYLYQLVGLKPPEQKAAEKAAPMAELGQLVDAWSPYPVYVLDRWWNYVLINASAQAVFGLTGDGQNCLVSFFTDAKYRSFFTNWDTLAPTVVADFRSAAASYPDDDRFTALSDLLYAESPEFARLWDQYDVRWESNGTKAVVHPVLGEMTFDHVVMHPSDRQDLRVTIHLPRNGFEARRKLERLLESSAPSLAGCSAPASPGRPLTAEAEPATRPRRAHPGHSATENPADQ; this is translated from the coding sequence ATGACCACCACCTACACCTCCTCAGCCGACCGTGAGGAACGGCCGCACCCACGGCGAGAAGAGCTCCGTGCCTTCCTGCGCTCGCGTCGCGCCCGGGTCAGACCGGAGGATGTCGGGCTTCCGGGTGGCGGGCTGCGGCGTACCCCGGGCTTACGTCGCGAGGAGGTCGCGACACTCGCCGGCATCGGGGTCTCGTGGTACACCTGGCTCGAACAAGGCCGCCGCATCAACGTGTCGGACGCGATCGTCGAATCAGTCAGCAGGGTGCTCCAGCTCAACCACGCGGAGCGGGCCTACCTCTACCAGCTGGTGGGCCTCAAACCGCCGGAGCAAAAGGCCGCCGAGAAGGCCGCTCCCATGGCCGAGCTCGGACAGCTCGTCGACGCCTGGTCGCCGTACCCCGTGTATGTGCTCGACCGCTGGTGGAACTACGTCCTCATCAACGCCTCGGCACAGGCGGTGTTCGGCCTGACGGGAGATGGCCAGAACTGCCTCGTCTCCTTCTTCACCGACGCCAAGTACCGTTCGTTCTTCACGAATTGGGACACGCTGGCGCCGACGGTCGTAGCCGATTTTCGCAGTGCCGCCGCCTCGTACCCCGACGACGACCGGTTCACTGCCCTCTCGGATCTGCTCTATGCGGAGAGCCCCGAGTTCGCCCGACTGTGGGACCAGTACGACGTCCGCTGGGAGTCCAACGGCACCAAGGCAGTCGTGCACCCGGTCCTGGGCGAGATGACCTTCGACCATGTGGTGATGCACCCGTCCGACCGCCAGGATCTGCGGGTGACGATCCACTTACCGCGCAACGGCTTCGAGGCGCGCCGCAAACTTGAGCGCCTCCTGGAGAGCAGCGCCCCCAGCCTGGCCGGCTGCTCCGCCCCGGCTTCCCCGGGCCGGCCCCTTACGGCTGAGGCTGAGCCGGCGACGCGACCTCGGCGGGCACATCCAGGGCACAGTGCAACGGAAAACCCTGCGGACCAGTGA
- a CDS encoding MarR family winged helix-turn-helix transcriptional regulator, translating to MTSMPVSERLGSSIKRAEQALNGAKHAALKPTGLTVPQYAALLYSSERPGISAAALARACGVTPPTMNTVLKNLQERGLIERTPHEWHKNVLETRLTDEGRAVMENADARAVPVERALAAEFTDEERATLVGLLARCAALLDSVRPD from the coding sequence ATGACGTCCATGCCCGTGTCCGAGCGCCTCGGTTCTTCCATCAAGCGCGCCGAGCAGGCTCTGAACGGTGCCAAGCACGCGGCGCTGAAGCCGACCGGTCTGACGGTCCCGCAGTACGCGGCTCTGCTCTACAGCTCCGAGCGGCCCGGCATCTCGGCCGCCGCGCTGGCGCGAGCGTGCGGAGTGACACCGCCGACCATGAACACGGTGCTGAAGAACCTCCAGGAGCGCGGCCTCATCGAGCGCACTCCGCACGAGTGGCACAAGAACGTCCTGGAGACCCGGCTCACGGATGAGGGCCGCGCCGTCATGGAGAACGCCGACGCGCGGGCGGTACCAGTGGAGCGGGCACTGGCCGCCGAGTTCACCGACGAGGAGCGGGCAACGCTTGTCGGCCTGCTCGCCCGATGCGCCGCACTGCTCGATTCCGTGCGGCCTGACTAG
- a CDS encoding SRPBCC family protein translates to MGRRPENSPTRSRFTRRSSETAVGIEAPSDKVWDVIVDFDRYGEWNPFILEARGKAAAGQTL, encoded by the coding sequence GTGGGCCGTCGCCCGGAAAACTCACCTACGAGGAGTCGGTTCACGCGTCGTTCCAGCGAAACGGCCGTCGGCATCGAAGCGCCCTCCGACAAGGTCTGGGACGTCATCGTCGATTTCGACCGGTACGGGGAGTGGAATCCCTTCATTCTCGAGGCCCGCGGCAAGGCCGCGGCCGGCCAGACGCTGTGA
- a CDS encoding IPT/TIG domain-containing protein produces the protein MALDPTISQVNMTLAALAATGATPRPSGETLEQQTKRIITGIDAQLSDPSLATQDSWELVWLALSEANANMAYLVRSTNGSNEFAVVARGTDADWTDILEDLEVGTVAPFPESGSPTPIYVSKGAKDAFTRVVTARSIASPSPNATLAQALGVALKAAPSSPQPTVYLTGHSLGGCIASMLAPYLQAQTWPKQPKFAVMTYAAPTAGVQSFVDYFDSVPWVIDERQNNAYDLVPHAWADLDTTADWYPSPGPQATEEVKLLIGKIARRTNGNVYVQPGTLCLMNTGYTSLAEKLVNKTTQDFLGQVAYQHANSTYLDLVGAPDVPSPPVVTDLSPTFGTAGGTVTINGTGFSKDSMVDFGRFACTEPPTIDPSGLKITAKVPNGTGVVHVRVTNTLGTSPAIAMSQFAYGGPAPVVVSSVSPTSGKVGTPVTINGEGFAQGATVHFKDKASGSVKFVSTGQVIATAPDLFDVQQTVNITVTVGKATSPTSPDDEFTYTGR, from the coding sequence ATGGCACTCGACCCGACAATCTCCCAGGTGAACATGACCCTGGCTGCGCTTGCAGCCACCGGGGCCACCCCGCGTCCGTCCGGGGAAACCCTGGAGCAGCAGACCAAACGCATCATCACCGGCATCGACGCGCAACTGAGCGATCCCAGCCTTGCGACGCAGGACTCGTGGGAGCTGGTGTGGCTGGCCCTGAGCGAGGCCAACGCCAATATGGCCTACCTCGTACGGAGCACCAACGGCTCGAACGAGTTCGCCGTGGTCGCTCGCGGAACGGACGCCGATTGGACCGACATCCTCGAAGACCTCGAGGTCGGCACGGTCGCCCCGTTCCCCGAAAGCGGATCGCCGACGCCCATCTACGTTTCCAAGGGGGCAAAGGACGCGTTCACACGAGTGGTCACCGCCCGCTCGATCGCCTCTCCCTCCCCGAACGCCACGCTCGCTCAGGCGCTCGGCGTCGCGCTCAAGGCGGCGCCCTCCTCGCCGCAGCCGACCGTCTATCTGACCGGCCACAGCCTGGGCGGTTGCATCGCCAGCATGCTCGCGCCGTACCTGCAGGCACAGACCTGGCCGAAACAGCCGAAGTTCGCGGTGATGACCTATGCCGCTCCCACCGCCGGCGTGCAGAGCTTCGTCGACTACTTCGACTCCGTGCCGTGGGTCATCGACGAGCGCCAGAACAACGCCTACGACCTGGTACCGCACGCGTGGGCCGATCTCGACACCACCGCCGACTGGTACCCGAGCCCGGGACCGCAGGCGACCGAAGAAGTGAAGCTGCTCATCGGGAAGATCGCCAGGCGCACCAACGGCAACGTCTACGTCCAGCCCGGCACGCTCTGTCTGATGAACACCGGATACACGAGCCTTGCCGAGAAGCTGGTCAACAAGACCACCCAGGACTTCCTCGGCCAGGTCGCCTACCAGCACGCCAACTCCACCTACCTGGACCTGGTGGGGGCGCCTGACGTGCCTTCCCCGCCGGTGGTGACCGACCTGAGCCCCACCTTCGGCACAGCAGGCGGCACGGTGACCATCAACGGCACGGGTTTCAGTAAGGACAGCATGGTCGACTTCGGCCGCTTCGCCTGCACCGAGCCGCCCACCATCGACCCCTCCGGCCTCAAGATCACCGCCAAGGTCCCCAACGGAACAGGCGTCGTCCACGTCCGCGTCACCAACACCCTCGGCACCTCCCCGGCCATCGCGATGTCGCAGTTCGCCTATGGCGGACCCGCACCTGTAGTGGTCAGTTCGGTCAGCCCGACCAGCGGGAAGGTCGGCACCCCGGTCACCATCAACGGCGAGGGCTTCGCCCAGGGCGCCACCGTGCACTTCAAGGACAAGGCATCCGGCTCGGTCAAGTTCGTCTCCACCGGCCAGGTCATCGCAACCGCGCCCGATCTGTTCGACGTCCAGCAGACGGTGAACATCACCGTGACGGTCGGCAAGGCCACCTCTCCCACCAGCCCGGACGACGAGTTCACCTACACCGGGCGGTAG
- a CDS encoding ATP-binding protein, with protein MNHVGLPLRGSLASSPGLKNRRRVSVMRCHSQSFLLVRDPTSVPISRHRLQDLVKKWGLRLDESSDTALTVITSELVTNAVRHGTGTMLTITVSANLSRRRILVEVYDGSLVLPVPHWADSEDESGRGMALIDRLSLCHGAEHTTSGKCVWAEIAMPPQRVTRQRLILRPRRAARAIARRLGAARQPMATVRAGSRAGRGRHSSAVTHRSSALRPGPRAPAPDP; from the coding sequence GTGAATCATGTCGGCCTGCCGCTCAGGGGCTCCCTCGCCTCAAGCCCCGGTCTGAAGAACCGTCGAAGGGTCTCTGTCATGCGCTGCCATAGCCAAAGCTTCCTTCTGGTCCGCGATCCGACCTCGGTGCCGATCAGCCGTCACCGTCTCCAGGATCTGGTGAAAAAGTGGGGGCTCCGCCTCGACGAGTCCTCCGATACCGCATTGACCGTCATCACCTCGGAACTGGTCACCAACGCGGTGCGGCACGGCACCGGCACGATGCTCACCATCACGGTGTCCGCCAACCTCAGCCGACGGCGAATCCTCGTCGAGGTCTACGACGGCTCGCTCGTCCTCCCTGTTCCGCACTGGGCGGATTCCGAGGACGAGTCCGGGCGCGGTATGGCACTAATCGACCGCTTGTCCCTCTGCCACGGTGCCGAGCACACCACCTCCGGCAAATGCGTCTGGGCAGAGATCGCTATGCCCCCACAGCGGGTCACCCGGCAACGGCTCATTCTCCGCCCCCGACGGGCCGCCCGAGCTATCGCCCGCCGTTTGGGCGCAGCCCGCCAGCCTATGGCGACCGTACGCGCAGGAAGCCGTGCTGGTCGCGGGCGCCATTCGTCGGCTGTTACGCACAGATCGTCGGCCCTTCGACCTGGTCCGCGAGCACCCGCCCCAGATCCGTGA
- a CDS encoding MFS transporter, with protein sequence MDPLPTGRARRTSPAMTLGAVLLTLLILPTSVTGSGVALPHIGHDTHASLDALQWVVHGYNLTFASFMLACGSLADLIGRRRMFTAGAVLFIAASLVSALASNIILLDLMRGAAGIGAAALLTSGSSILATTFDGAARTRAFAAVGITTGAGLALGAMAAGVLADNLGWRSFYGAHALLLALVLIAVPFMAESRSESAASVDWAGTVTFVSSLFLLMLGMVEGPQWGWASEGVLAMLAGSVLLMVAFVLVERRVRHPMFDLRLLSNGRFMALCLIPVVVTFAFVILLPLLPNYLMVANGQSSQAAGTTMLLMTVPILITPLLAGKLVKWGCSNRSVFAASLICLTAGVAWLAVVLKPGIGAGALAGPLITLGVGLGLNFGLVDGAVLDVVSPEATGTAAGFLNTLRLGSEAVVIAAAGSALVNLVRNWLDNGLDRFPGYRGGATELANNVNSGDLGGSLVALPGEVRSRFFGFVAEGLTGAWQSVLWASAAICAVLSVAIYAMLAGRKSRATDGPGPVAKERPVTESMS encoded by the coding sequence GTGGATCCCCTGCCTACCGGCCGCGCCCGCCGGACCAGCCCCGCGATGACGCTGGGCGCGGTGCTGCTGACCCTATTGATCCTGCCGACCTCAGTGACCGGATCGGGAGTGGCCCTGCCGCACATCGGCCACGACACGCACGCGTCGCTGGACGCACTGCAGTGGGTGGTGCACGGCTACAACCTCACCTTCGCGAGCTTCATGCTCGCCTGCGGCTCGCTCGCCGACCTGATCGGCCGTCGGCGGATGTTCACCGCGGGCGCGGTCCTTTTCATAGCCGCGTCCCTGGTGAGCGCGCTGGCCTCGAACATCATCCTGCTCGACCTCATGCGTGGCGCGGCCGGCATCGGCGCCGCCGCCCTGCTGACGAGCGGTAGCTCCATTCTGGCCACGACCTTCGACGGAGCCGCACGTACCAGGGCGTTCGCCGCCGTGGGCATCACCACCGGCGCCGGGCTCGCACTGGGCGCCATGGCTGCGGGGGTCCTGGCGGACAACCTGGGCTGGCGTTCGTTCTACGGCGCCCATGCGCTGCTGCTGGCGCTGGTGCTGATCGCCGTGCCCTTCATGGCAGAGTCCCGCAGCGAGTCGGCGGCATCGGTCGATTGGGCGGGAACCGTGACGTTCGTCTCCAGCCTCTTCCTGCTCATGCTCGGCATGGTCGAGGGCCCGCAGTGGGGCTGGGCCAGCGAGGGCGTGCTCGCCATGCTGGCGGGATCGGTCCTCTTGATGGTGGCCTTCGTGCTGGTGGAGCGGCGGGTACGGCACCCCATGTTCGACCTGCGGCTGCTGAGCAACGGAAGGTTCATGGCGTTGTGCCTGATCCCTGTCGTGGTCACGTTCGCCTTCGTGATCCTGCTGCCCCTGCTCCCGAACTACCTGATGGTCGCCAACGGGCAGAGCAGCCAGGCGGCCGGAACCACCATGCTGCTCATGACGGTGCCGATTCTGATCACCCCGCTGTTGGCCGGCAAGCTGGTCAAATGGGGCTGTTCCAACCGCTCTGTGTTCGCAGCCAGCTTGATCTGTCTGACAGCGGGGGTGGCGTGGCTCGCCGTCGTACTGAAGCCCGGCATCGGCGCCGGTGCCCTCGCCGGTCCGCTGATCACCCTCGGTGTCGGCCTCGGGTTGAATTTTGGTCTGGTCGACGGCGCAGTGCTGGACGTCGTCTCGCCTGAGGCCACCGGTACCGCGGCCGGCTTCCTCAACACCCTGCGGCTGGGGAGTGAGGCCGTGGTCATCGCGGCGGCCGGCTCGGCTCTGGTGAACCTGGTGCGGAACTGGCTGGACAACGGGCTGGACCGGTTCCCCGGCTACCGGGGCGGTGCCACGGAGTTGGCCAACAACGTGAACTCCGGTGACCTGGGAGGGTCTCTGGTCGCCCTTCCCGGTGAAGTCCGCTCCCGTTTCTTCGGCTTCGTCGCCGAGGGACTCACCGGGGCCTGGCAATCGGTGTTGTGGGCCAGCGCCGCGATCTGCGCAGTGCTCTCCGTGGCGATCTACGCCATGCTCGCCGGGCGCAAGAGCCGGGCGACGGACGGGCCTGGCCCCGTGGCAAAGGAACGGCCCGTGACGGAGAGCATGTCGTAG